One window of bacterium genomic DNA carries:
- a CDS encoding PDDEXK nuclease domain-containing protein, with protein MDIKPSGKMSVLPEEYISFLSELKERIRKAQIRAGLAANRELVLLYWHIGNEILTRQEKAGWGAKIIDRLSADLRHAFPELKGFSPRNIKYMRAFAETYRNTVFVQQVAAQIPWFHHCILIDKIKSGDEREWYVQKTIENGWSRAILVHQIESGLYQRQGKVQSNFPSTLPAAQSDLARQIFKDPYLFDFLGIGEEAVERELEQRLLIHLRSFLLELGSGFAFVGSQYRIQVDGEDYFIDLLFYHLRLRCFVVIDLKTTDFAPEHAGKMNFYLSAVNELMRHPHDRPTIGLILCKSKNKLVVEYALRDMRKPIGVSAYRLTRALPKELKAALPSIENLESALEEKP; from the coding sequence ATGGATATTAAGCCGTCGGGCAAGATGTCCGTGCTGCCAGAAGAATACATCTCGTTCCTAAGCGAGCTGAAAGAGCGAATCCGCAAGGCTCAGATCCGGGCCGGCCTCGCTGCAAACAGGGAACTCGTCCTTCTCTACTGGCATATCGGAAACGAGATACTCACGCGCCAGGAAAAGGCCGGCTGGGGTGCAAAGATCATCGACCGCCTGTCGGCCGACCTCCGGCATGCCTTCCCTGAGTTAAAGGGTTTTTCTCCCAGGAATATCAAATACATGCGTGCCTTTGCCGAGACCTATCGAAACACCGTATTTGTGCAGCAGGTTGCTGCACAAATACCATGGTTTCACCATTGCATCCTGATCGACAAGATCAAGTCAGGCGATGAACGCGAATGGTATGTGCAAAAGACCATCGAGAATGGATGGTCGCGGGCAATACTTGTCCATCAGATCGAAAGCGGTTTGTACCAGCGCCAAGGGAAGGTACAGTCCAATTTCCCTTCGACCCTGCCGGCTGCCCAGTCGGATCTCGCCAGGCAGATATTCAAGGACCCCTATCTCTTCGACTTCCTGGGCATCGGCGAAGAAGCCGTCGAGCGCGAACTTGAGCAACGGCTTCTTATCCACCTGCGATCATTCTTACTGGAACTCGGTTCAGGTTTTGCCTTCGTAGGCAGCCAGTATCGAATACAAGTCGATGGCGAGGATTATTTTATAGACCTTTTATTCTACCATCTGCGCCTGCGCTGCTTTGTCGTCATAGACCTCAAGACCACAGACTTTGCGCCGGAACATGCCGGCAAGATGAACTTCTACCTGTCCGCGGTGAATGAACTCATGAGACATCCACACGACAGGCCGACGATAGGTCTCATCCTGTGCAAATCAAAAAACAAGCTGGTCGTTGAGTATGCGCTGCGGGACATGCGAAAGCCCATCGGGGTCTCAGCCTACAGGCTTACCAGGGCGCTTCCCAAAGAACTCAAAGCAGCGCTGCCGTCCATCGAAAACCTTGAAAGCGCACTGGAAGAAAAACCTTGA